In one window of Frigoriglobus tundricola DNA:
- a CDS encoding MBL fold metallo-hydrolase, protein MNRWFDGVYLVGRYNWLQTGVWLLAHNGEAAVLEMPPTSLVGTGSGADPAGDAAHAARELGVTVKYLLCTHTHHDHFSAPTFRQMRERFPQAEPVLHSDFRRAVDEAGVRYFDDRLTLSIGGEPLHLIHAPKHSPADTIVIFRGAACTGDWELGTVRTVNERVPVETRVRSCDRVIAFVRESGYRVHRVYSVHANDRREGVDFPALIADTREDRKLW, encoded by the coding sequence ATGAATCGCTGGTTCGACGGCGTGTATCTGGTCGGGCGGTACAACTGGCTCCAAACGGGCGTGTGGCTGCTCGCGCACAACGGCGAAGCGGCCGTTCTCGAAATGCCGCCCACCAGCCTCGTGGGAACCGGCTCCGGTGCCGATCCGGCCGGCGACGCGGCGCACGCCGCTCGGGAACTCGGGGTGACGGTGAAGTACCTCCTCTGCACGCACACGCACCACGACCACTTCAGCGCGCCGACCTTCCGACAGATGCGGGAACGCTTCCCACAGGCGGAGCCGGTGCTGCACAGCGACTTCCGCCGGGCGGTGGACGAGGCCGGGGTGCGGTACTTCGACGACCGGCTCACGCTGTCCATCGGGGGCGAACCGTTGCACCTGATCCACGCCCCGAAGCACAGCCCGGCGGACACGATCGTGATTTTTCGCGGGGCGGCGTGTACCGGCGACTGGGAACTCGGCACGGTGCGAACGGTGAACGAGCGGGTGCCGGTCGAAACGCGGGTCCGGTCGTGCGACCGGGTGATCGCCTTCGTGCGGGAGAGCGGGTACCGGGTCCACCGCGTGTACTCGGTCCACGCGAACGACCGCCGCGAGGGCGTGGACTTCCCGGCCCTCATCGCCGACACCCGCGAGGACCGCAAGTTGTGGTGA
- a CDS encoding WD40 repeat domain-containing protein, producing MIPLQTGFRHPVTHLLFSPDGSTIAVAQPHSGITLIERASGRTIAVCARPRHAGLTGLTFCGDGRFLAAASAKGIVVFDASTGARVLANAFHLHPRLLADRGGVVLGATLTKDAAVRPELGPSGSGLSERLTRPVFDRKDFEIAALAPDGALVVGSEQGEWWLRGVGNSHLAARVERPATAEPARKSVAKFCPLGRRFAINDGHTLDVYDGAELTEGSEDDQPTGPPLVQRANGSQVMVAPMPHVVLAPTFTLAPEKRVAESRWHPPFALAADGRGLLVKRPRNRIQWWDAPSGTLVNEWSWRFEWVTCVAVSADGLTAVAGGRFGRVVVWDLE from the coding sequence GTGATCCCGCTCCAAACCGGCTTTCGGCACCCCGTCACGCACCTCCTCTTCAGCCCGGACGGTTCGACGATCGCGGTGGCGCAGCCGCATTCCGGTATCACCCTCATCGAACGCGCGTCGGGCCGCACGATCGCGGTCTGTGCCCGACCGCGGCACGCGGGGTTGACCGGTCTCACGTTCTGCGGCGACGGTCGGTTCCTCGCGGCGGCCAGCGCTAAGGGAATCGTGGTGTTCGATGCGAGCACCGGCGCGCGTGTTCTGGCGAACGCCTTCCACCTTCACCCGCGCCTTCTGGCCGATCGCGGCGGCGTGGTTCTCGGCGCCACGCTCACGAAGGACGCGGCCGTGCGCCCGGAACTGGGGCCGAGCGGTTCGGGCCTGTCGGAACGCTTGACACGCCCCGTGTTCGACCGGAAGGATTTCGAGATCGCCGCACTGGCGCCGGACGGCGCGCTCGTCGTCGGCTCGGAGCAGGGGGAATGGTGGCTGCGCGGCGTCGGCAATTCCCATCTCGCGGCGCGGGTCGAGCGTCCCGCCACGGCCGAACCCGCCAGAAAATCCGTCGCGAAGTTCTGCCCCCTCGGTCGCCGCTTCGCCATCAACGACGGGCACACACTCGACGTGTACGACGGCGCCGAACTGACCGAAGGGAGTGAAGACGACCAACCGACCGGCCCCCCGCTTGTTCAGCGGGCGAACGGCTCCCAGGTTATGGTTGCACCCATGCCGCACGTCGTCCTGGCCCCGACGTTCACACTCGCGCCGGAAAAGCGGGTGGCTGAGAGCCGTTGGCATCCGCCCTTCGCCCTGGCGGCCGACGGGCGCGGTCTCCTCGTGAAGCGGCCGCGGAACCGTATTCAGTGGTGGGACGCACCGAGCGGCACGCTCGTGAACGAGTGGAGTTGGCGGTTCGAGTGGGTGACGTGCGTTGCGGTCTCGGCCGACGGCTTGACCGCCGTTGCGGGAGGGCGCTTCGGTCGGGTGGTGGTCTGGGATCTGGAGTAG